One genomic window of Micromonospora sp. WMMD1128 includes the following:
- a CDS encoding SigB/SigF/SigG family RNA polymerase sigma factor, whose protein sequence is MFGQTTTPTPPTTERGLEDLDAAALAYAARIAGLPPERRQEARDDLVRFALPFAGRLARRYRGRGEPLEDLEQVARLGLVNAVDRYDPERGSFTAYAAITIVGEIKRHFRDRTWGVHVPRRLRDLILEVGQATATLTSELSRAPSVAELAARLETPEEEILAALESAAGYSPASLNAPVGGESSAEFGDLVGESDNALESVDDRVTISGLLHRLPWRERRILAMRFYGNQTQAEIAARFGISQMHVSRLLSRALTWLRQAMLADAPPPWQNGAAETEPAKARISVKHNGDRVVVEVGGEVDRAGADQLRRAVLEAVTGQPREVVVDLVGAGGFDAGGIAALMAGRDAAVRTGVPLRLTRVQPAVRRSLTAAGLPAAD, encoded by the coding sequence ATGTTCGGACAGACCACCACACCCACCCCACCGACCACCGAGCGGGGACTGGAGGACCTGGACGCGGCGGCGCTGGCGTACGCGGCCCGGATCGCGGGGCTGCCACCCGAGCGGCGGCAGGAGGCGCGGGACGACCTGGTCCGCTTCGCGTTGCCGTTCGCCGGGCGGCTGGCCCGTCGCTACCGGGGCCGCGGGGAACCGCTCGAGGACCTGGAACAGGTGGCCCGCCTCGGCCTGGTCAACGCCGTCGACAGGTACGACCCGGAGCGCGGCTCGTTCACCGCGTACGCGGCGATCACCATCGTCGGCGAGATCAAGCGGCACTTCCGCGACCGCACCTGGGGCGTGCACGTGCCGCGCCGGCTGCGTGACCTGATCCTCGAGGTGGGACAGGCGACGGCGACGCTGACCAGCGAGCTGTCCCGGGCCCCCTCGGTCGCCGAGCTGGCCGCGCGGCTGGAGACACCGGAGGAGGAGATCCTCGCCGCGCTGGAGTCGGCCGCCGGCTACAGCCCGGCCTCGCTCAACGCGCCGGTGGGCGGGGAGAGCTCGGCCGAGTTCGGTGACCTGGTGGGCGAGTCCGACAACGCGTTGGAGTCGGTCGACGACCGGGTCACGATCAGTGGCCTGCTGCACCGGCTGCCGTGGCGGGAGCGGCGGATCCTGGCCATGCGCTTCTACGGCAACCAGACCCAGGCGGAGATCGCGGCCCGGTTCGGCATCTCGCAGATGCACGTCTCCCGGCTGCTGTCCCGGGCGCTGACCTGGCTGCGCCAGGCGATGCTCGCCGACGCGCCACCGCCGTGGCAGAACGGCGCCGCCGAGACCGAGCCGGCGAAGGCCCGGATCTCGGTGAAACACAACGGCGACCGGGTGGTCGTCGAGGTGGGCGGGGAGGTCGACCGGGCCGGCGCGGACCAGTTGCGCCGGGCGGTGCTGGAGGCGGTCACCGGCCAGCCCCGCGAGGTGGTCGTCGACCTGGTCGGCGCTGGCGGCTTCGACGCCGGCGGGATCGCCGCGCTGATGGCCGGCCGGGACGCCGCCGTCCGGACCGGGGTGCCGCTGCGGCTGACCCGGGTGCAGCCGGCGGTGCGCCGCTCGCTGACCGCGGCGGGCCTGCCGGCCGCCGACTGA
- a CDS encoding DUF3817 domain-containing protein has translation MRDGWIRAFVVAAVAEACSWAALLAGMAVKYGPPRNEIGVQVFGPIHGALFVAYGLLVLVVARRCRWSLVQTGLALASSVPPFATVVFERWARRRSLLSAAVSAPTAAEPPRVGVGG, from the coding sequence ATGCGCGACGGGTGGATTCGGGCGTTCGTGGTGGCGGCCGTCGCCGAGGCATGCTCCTGGGCGGCGCTGCTGGCCGGCATGGCCGTCAAGTACGGTCCGCCGCGCAACGAGATCGGCGTGCAGGTGTTCGGCCCGATCCACGGCGCGCTCTTCGTGGCGTACGGGCTGCTGGTCCTCGTGGTGGCGCGGCGCTGTCGCTGGTCGCTGGTGCAGACCGGGCTGGCGCTGGCCAGTTCCGTGCCGCCGTTCGCGACGGTGGTGTTCGAGCGCTGGGCCCGCCGCCGCAGCCTGCTCTCCGCCGCCGTTTCCGCTCCCACCGCCGCCGAGCCTCCGCGCGTCGGCGTCGGTGGTTAA
- a CDS encoding glutamate--cysteine ligase, with translation MGEDVGVRTFSREDRARYREKVRRCLDVFAEMLRESRFDVERPMTGLEIELNLVDDSFDPAMRNADALEAIADEAFQTELGRFNVEINVAPRRLAGAGTAEFEEHVRASLNAAEAKARTVGAHMVMIGILPTLRPAHLTADTLSTNPRYALLNEQILAARGEDLPISISGVERLATTADSITPEAACTSTQFHLQVSPPQFADYWNAAQAIAGIQVALGANAPLFFGRELWRETRVPLFQQATDTRAEEIKAQGVRPRVWFGERWITSVFDLFEENVRYFPALLPVCDPEDPAVTLASGGVPKLAELRLHNGTIYRWNRPVYDVLRGRPHLRVENRVLPAGPTVVDTVANGAFYFGLVRALAESDRPLWSQMSFSAAEENFNVCARHGIDAQVFWPGLGYLPVTELVLRRLLPMAHHGLDRWGLDPAERDRLLGIIEQRCLTGRNGATWQVETLHRLESADHLDRPAALREVVRHYVDLMHSNRPVHEWPIP, from the coding sequence ATGGGCGAGGACGTCGGTGTACGCACCTTCAGCCGGGAGGATCGGGCCCGCTACCGGGAGAAGGTCCGGCGGTGCCTGGACGTCTTCGCCGAGATGCTGCGGGAGTCCCGGTTCGACGTGGAGCGGCCGATGACCGGGCTGGAGATCGAGCTGAACCTGGTCGACGACAGCTTCGACCCGGCCATGCGCAACGCCGACGCGCTGGAGGCGATCGCCGACGAGGCGTTCCAGACCGAACTGGGGCGGTTCAACGTGGAGATCAACGTCGCGCCGCGCCGGCTGGCCGGCGCCGGCACGGCCGAGTTCGAGGAGCACGTCCGGGCCAGCCTCAACGCGGCCGAGGCCAAGGCGCGTACGGTGGGCGCGCACATGGTGATGATCGGCATCCTGCCGACGTTGCGCCCGGCGCACCTGACCGCCGACACGCTCTCCACGAACCCCCGGTACGCGCTGCTCAACGAGCAGATCCTGGCCGCCCGCGGTGAGGACCTGCCGATCTCGATCAGTGGGGTGGAGCGGCTGGCCACCACCGCTGACTCGATCACGCCGGAGGCGGCCTGCACCAGCACGCAGTTCCACCTCCAGGTCAGTCCGCCGCAGTTCGCCGACTACTGGAACGCGGCCCAGGCGATCGCCGGCATCCAGGTGGCGCTCGGCGCGAACGCGCCGCTGTTCTTCGGCCGGGAGTTGTGGCGGGAGACCCGCGTCCCGCTGTTCCAGCAGGCCACGGACACCCGGGCGGAGGAGATCAAAGCCCAGGGGGTACGCCCGCGGGTGTGGTTCGGGGAACGCTGGATCACGTCGGTGTTCGACCTGTTCGAGGAGAACGTCCGCTACTTCCCGGCGCTTCTGCCGGTGTGCGACCCGGAGGATCCGGCGGTGACGCTCGCGAGCGGCGGCGTACCGAAGCTCGCCGAGCTGCGCCTGCACAACGGCACCATCTACCGCTGGAACCGGCCGGTCTACGACGTGCTGCGTGGCCGACCGCACCTGCGGGTGGAGAATCGGGTGCTGCCGGCGGGCCCGACGGTGGTGGACACGGTGGCGAACGGCGCGTTCTACTTCGGCCTGGTCCGGGCGCTCGCCGAGTCGGACCGTCCGCTGTGGTCGCAGATGTCGTTCAGCGCCGCCGAGGAGAACTTCAACGTGTGCGCCCGGCACGGCATCGACGCCCAGGTGTTCTGGCCCGGGTTGGGCTACCTGCCGGTGACCGAGTTGGTGCTGCGCCGGCTGCTGCCGATGGCCCATCACGGGCTGGACCGGTGGGGTCTGGACCCGGCCGAGCGGGACCGGCTGCTCGGCATCATCGAGCAGCGCTGCCTGACCGGCCGCAACGGCGCGACCTGGCAGGTGGAGACGCTGCACCGACTGGAGTCCGCCGACCACCTGGACCGGCCGGCCGCGCTGCGCGAGGTGGTCCGCCACTACGTCGACCTGATGCACAGCAACCGTCCGGTGCACGAGTGGCCGATCCCCTGA
- the treY gene encoding malto-oligosyltrehalose synthase: protein MPDAPRSTYRVQVRPGFDLAATADLADYLAGLGVTHLYTAPLLTATPGSPHGYDVVDHRAVNPELGGEAGRRRLVRALRAAGLGLVVDIVPNHAGVARPAANPAWWDVLRRGRDSAYADWFDIDWDRGRLLLPVLADAPDALDDLKLVDGELRYHEHRFPVADGTGDGTPRQVHDRQRYELVNWRRGDTELTYRRFFAVSDLAGLRVEDRAVFDATHAEVLRWVDAGDVDGIRVDHPDGLRDPAGYLAWLRAAAPDRWLVVEKILEYGEELPDWPVDGTTGYDALAAVSGLFVDPDAEPDFTALDGRLTGRHTSWADLTHATKLEAATRLLAAELTRLAALVPELPGEQVRAALAELAACYPVYRGYPPEGARHLAAARSESGRRRPDLTGVLDQVTARLREPGHELAARFPQLTGAVMAKGVEDTAYYRWSRFVALNEVGGSPAHFGVPPAELHRFATARQVRWPASMTTLSTHDTKRGEDVRARLAVLSEMPGRWAERVADWMSRAPLADPALAHLLWQTAVGAWPIERDRLHGYAEKAAREASVSTSWADPDPAFEHQMHALVDRMYDDPELHAQITAFAAEITPAGWSNALGQKLVQLAMPGVPDTYQGTELWENSLVDPDNRRPVDFAVRRDVLARLDAGWQPAVAADGAAKLLVVSRTLRLRRDRPDLFGGYRPVPARGPAAAHAVAFDRGGAVAVATRLPLRLARAGGWRDTTLSLPVHECADLFTGRVYSGAELLLDDLLSTYPVALLAPIDFVEAAA, encoded by the coding sequence ATGCCCGACGCCCCCCGCTCGACCTACCGCGTGCAGGTGCGCCCCGGTTTCGACCTGGCCGCCACCGCCGACCTGGCCGACTACCTGGCCGGGCTCGGCGTCACCCACCTCTACACCGCGCCCCTGCTCACCGCCACGCCCGGCTCGCCGCACGGCTACGACGTGGTCGACCACCGCGCGGTCAACCCGGAGCTGGGCGGCGAGGCCGGCCGGCGGCGGCTGGTCCGGGCGCTGCGCGCGGCCGGGCTCGGGCTGGTCGTGGACATCGTGCCCAACCACGCCGGGGTGGCCCGGCCGGCGGCCAACCCGGCCTGGTGGGACGTGCTGCGGCGGGGGCGCGACTCGGCGTACGCGGACTGGTTCGACATCGACTGGGACCGGGGCCGGCTGCTGCTGCCGGTGCTCGCCGACGCCCCCGACGCGCTCGACGACCTCAAGCTCGTCGACGGGGAGCTGCGCTACCACGAGCACCGGTTCCCGGTCGCCGACGGCACCGGCGACGGCACGCCCCGGCAGGTGCACGACCGGCAGCGTTACGAGCTGGTGAACTGGCGGCGCGGCGACACCGAGCTGACGTACCGGCGGTTCTTCGCCGTCTCCGACCTAGCCGGGCTGCGGGTGGAGGACCGGGCCGTCTTCGACGCCACCCACGCGGAGGTCCTGCGCTGGGTCGACGCCGGGGACGTCGACGGCATCCGGGTCGACCACCCGGACGGGCTGCGCGACCCGGCCGGCTACCTGGCCTGGCTGCGCGCCGCCGCGCCGGACCGCTGGCTGGTGGTGGAGAAGATCCTGGAGTACGGCGAGGAACTGCCCGACTGGCCGGTCGACGGCACCACCGGCTATGACGCGCTGGCCGCCGTCAGCGGGCTCTTCGTCGACCCGGACGCCGAACCGGACTTCACCGCGCTCGACGGTCGGCTCACCGGACGGCACACCTCCTGGGCGGACCTGACCCACGCCACCAAGCTGGAAGCCGCCACCCGGCTGCTCGCCGCCGAGCTGACCCGCCTCGCCGCGCTCGTGCCCGAGCTGCCCGGGGAGCAGGTCCGCGCCGCCCTGGCCGAACTGGCGGCCTGCTACCCGGTCTACCGCGGCTACCCGCCCGAGGGCGCCCGGCACCTCGCCGCCGCCCGCAGCGAGTCCGGCCGCCGCCGCCCGGACCTGACCGGCGTGCTGGACCAGGTCACCGCCCGGCTCCGCGAGCCCGGCCACGAACTGGCCGCCCGGTTCCCGCAGCTGACCGGCGCGGTGATGGCCAAGGGCGTGGAGGACACCGCCTACTACCGGTGGAGCCGGTTCGTGGCGCTCAACGAGGTGGGCGGCAGCCCCGCCCACTTCGGCGTGCCGCCGGCCGAGCTGCACCGCTTCGCCACCGCCCGCCAGGTGCGCTGGCCGGCGAGCATGACCACGCTCTCCACCCACGACACCAAGCGTGGCGAGGACGTCCGCGCCCGGCTGGCCGTGCTGAGCGAGATGCCGGGCCGCTGGGCCGAGCGGGTCGCCGACTGGATGTCCCGGGCGCCGCTGGCCGACCCCGCGCTGGCCCACCTGCTCTGGCAGACCGCCGTCGGGGCCTGGCCGATCGAGCGGGACCGGCTGCACGGGTACGCCGAGAAGGCCGCCCGGGAGGCGTCGGTCAGCACGAGCTGGGCCGACCCGGACCCGGCCTTCGAGCACCAGATGCACGCCCTGGTCGACCGGATGTACGACGACCCGGAGCTGCACGCCCAGATCACCGCCTTCGCCGCCGAGATCACCCCGGCCGGCTGGTCCAACGCGCTCGGGCAGAAGCTGGTCCAGCTCGCCATGCCCGGGGTGCCCGACACCTACCAGGGCACCGAGCTGTGGGAGAACTCGCTCGTCGACCCGGACAACCGCCGCCCGGTGGACTTCGCCGTACGCCGGGACGTGCTGGCCCGGCTCGACGCCGGCTGGCAGCCGGCGGTGGCCGCCGACGGCGCGGCCAAGCTGCTCGTGGTGTCCCGGACGCTGCGGCTGCGCCGCGACCGCCCGGACCTGTTCGGCGGCTACCGGCCGGTGCCGGCGCGCGGCCCGGCCGCCGCGCACGCGGTGGCGTTCGACCGGGGCGGCGCGGTAGCGGTGGCGACCCGGCTGCCGCTGCGGCTGGCCCGCGCCGGCGGCTGGCGGGACACCACCCTGTCACTGCCCGTTCACGAGTGTGCCGACTTGTTCACCGGACGGGTCTACAGTGGTGCTGAGCTGCTCCTGGATGATCTGCTGAGCACCTATCCCGTCGCCCTCCTCGCGCCCATCGACTTTGTGGAGGCCGCCGCATGA
- a CDS encoding Vms1/Ankzf1 family peptidyl-tRNA hydrolase: MQLSFLRPLYDRPGPWCSVYLDASRDTHDSRPQVDLRWRALKGDLLAQGADQVTVEAVEEVVRRHEPMPGDYGIAVFASRGRVVLTEYLSAPPLRDLGTWAALPHTMPLVAQRGEQVAWVRVLADRTGADAMAVSAGGVPRRATVKGRQTRQLRRVQPGGWSQSRYQRAAMEAWHQNAGDAAAATADLAERVGADVVVVAGDIRATGMIAAQLPERWQDVLVRTDAGSRAGGAEDTLMDDLTVQTVAEVADRRVAAALDRFGVQEDVGAGLDAVVAALQRNQVDTMLLVDDASADGELWVGPEPTEIATDRTQLADMSVADPQRVRADAALLRALIGTDADLTVLAPEEAPELTDGVGAVLRYVDAGTPGRDDG; the protein is encoded by the coding sequence ATGCAGCTGTCCTTCCTGCGCCCGCTCTACGACCGTCCCGGGCCCTGGTGCTCGGTGTACCTGGACGCCTCCCGGGACACCCACGACTCCCGGCCGCAGGTCGACCTGCGCTGGCGGGCCCTCAAGGGTGACCTGCTCGCCCAGGGCGCCGACCAGGTCACCGTGGAGGCGGTGGAGGAGGTGGTCCGCCGGCACGAGCCGATGCCCGGCGACTACGGCATCGCCGTCTTCGCCAGCCGGGGCCGGGTGGTGCTGACCGAGTACCTCTCCGCGCCACCGCTGCGCGACCTGGGCACCTGGGCGGCGCTGCCGCACACCATGCCGCTCGTCGCCCAGCGCGGCGAGCAGGTGGCCTGGGTGCGGGTGCTGGCCGACCGCACCGGCGCGGACGCGATGGCGGTCAGCGCCGGCGGGGTGCCCCGGCGGGCCACGGTGAAGGGCCGGCAGACCCGCCAGCTGCGCCGGGTGCAGCCGGGCGGCTGGTCGCAGTCGCGCTACCAGCGCGCCGCCATGGAGGCGTGGCACCAGAACGCCGGCGACGCCGCCGCGGCCACCGCCGACCTGGCCGAGCGGGTCGGCGCCGACGTGGTCGTGGTGGCCGGCGACATCCGGGCCACCGGCATGATCGCCGCCCAGTTGCCGGAGCGCTGGCAGGACGTGCTGGTCCGCACCGACGCCGGCTCCCGCGCCGGCGGCGCGGAGGACACCCTGATGGACGACCTCACCGTGCAGACCGTCGCCGAGGTCGCCGACCGCCGGGTCGCCGCCGCGCTGGACCGGTTCGGCGTGCAGGAGGACGTCGGCGCCGGACTCGACGCGGTGGTCGCCGCGCTGCAACGCAACCAGGTCGACACCATGCTGCTCGTCGACGACGCGTCCGCCGACGGCGAGCTGTGGGTCGGACCCGAGCCGACCGAGATCGCCACCGACCGGACGCAACTGGCGGACATGTCGGTGGCCGACCCGCAGCGGGTACGCGCCGACGCGGCGCTGCTGCGCGCGCTGATCGGCACCGACGCGGACCTGACCGTGCTCGCGCCGGAGGAGGCGCCGGAGCTGACCGACGGGGTGGGCGCGGTGCTGCGCTACGTCGACGCCGGCACCCCGGGGCGGGACGATGGCTGA
- the treZ gene encoding malto-oligosyltrehalose trehalohydrolase, whose translation MTEFTVWAPEAARVRLRLPGVADHELRPGRDGWWRVEAPDAGPGTDYAFLLDDDEQALPDPRSAWQPAGVHGPSRVYDQSAFAWTDRAWTGRQLPGSVLYELHVGTFTPEGTFDAAIARLDHLVDLGVDLVELLPVNAFNGEHNWGYDGVCWYAPHEPYGGPDGLKRFVDAAHAKGLGVILDVVYNHFGPSGAYAPRFAPYLAEQSNTWGRTVNLDGPHSDGVRRYIVDSVRMWLRDYHVDGLRLDAVHAMPDGRATHWLAEVAAEVEALSTALGRPLSLIAESDLNDPTLITPREAGGYGLHAQWNDDAHHALHTLLTGERQGYYADFGSLECLTDVLTGAFFHAGTWSSFRNRSHGRAVDRQRTPGHRFVAYLQNHDQIGNRATGDRISATLSAGMLRVGATLLMTAPFTPMLFMGEEWAATTPWQFFTSHPEPELAVAVATGRRREFAAHGWATDDVPDPQDPQTFTRSRLDWAELDKPEHREMYEFHRRLIALRKSRPDLSDPRLHRVEVRHGDQFLVMRRGDTLVVANLADRPQRVNLPGVVRRVLLATSEGVTVMRDGLQLPAESAAIVSL comes from the coding sequence ATGACCGAGTTCACGGTGTGGGCGCCCGAGGCCGCCCGGGTACGGCTGCGCCTGCCCGGCGTCGCCGACCACGAGCTGCGTCCGGGGCGGGACGGCTGGTGGCGGGTCGAGGCGCCCGACGCCGGGCCGGGCACCGACTACGCCTTCCTGCTCGACGACGACGAGCAGGCGTTGCCCGACCCCCGGTCGGCTTGGCAGCCGGCCGGCGTGCACGGACCAAGCCGGGTGTACGACCAGTCGGCGTTCGCCTGGACCGACCGCGCCTGGACCGGCCGGCAACTGCCCGGCAGCGTCCTCTACGAGTTGCACGTCGGCACGTTCACCCCGGAGGGCACGTTCGACGCCGCGATCGCCCGGCTCGACCACCTGGTCGACCTCGGTGTCGACCTGGTCGAGCTGCTGCCGGTCAACGCGTTCAACGGCGAGCACAACTGGGGCTACGACGGGGTCTGCTGGTATGCGCCGCACGAGCCCTACGGCGGGCCGGACGGCCTGAAGCGGTTCGTCGACGCCGCCCACGCCAAGGGCCTGGGGGTGATCCTCGACGTCGTCTACAACCATTTCGGGCCCTCCGGGGCCTACGCGCCGCGATTCGCGCCCTACCTCGCCGAGCAGAGCAACACCTGGGGCCGCACGGTCAACCTGGACGGCCCGCACTCCGACGGCGTACGCCGTTACATCGTCGACAGCGTGCGGATGTGGCTGCGCGACTACCATGTCGACGGGCTGCGGCTGGACGCCGTGCACGCCATGCCGGACGGCCGTGCCACCCACTGGCTGGCGGAGGTGGCCGCCGAGGTCGAGGCGCTGTCCACGGCCCTGGGCCGGCCGCTGTCGCTGATCGCCGAGTCCGACCTGAACGATCCGACGCTGATCACCCCGCGCGAGGCCGGCGGCTACGGCCTGCACGCCCAGTGGAACGACGACGCCCACCACGCCCTGCACACGCTGCTCACCGGCGAGCGGCAGGGCTACTACGCCGACTTCGGCTCGCTGGAGTGCCTCACCGACGTGCTGACCGGCGCGTTCTTCCACGCCGGCACCTGGTCCAGCTTCCGCAACCGCAGCCACGGCCGCGCGGTGGACCGCCAGCGCACGCCCGGCCACCGGTTCGTCGCGTACCTCCAGAACCACGACCAGATCGGCAACCGGGCCACCGGCGACCGGATCTCCGCCACGCTTTCGGCCGGGATGCTGCGGGTCGGCGCCACGCTGCTGATGACCGCGCCGTTCACCCCGATGCTGTTCATGGGGGAGGAGTGGGCCGCGACCACGCCGTGGCAGTTCTTCACCAGCCATCCCGAGCCGGAGCTGGCGGTGGCGGTCGCCACCGGCCGCCGACGGGAGTTCGCCGCGCACGGGTGGGCCACCGACGACGTGCCCGACCCGCAGGACCCGCAGACGTTCACGCGGTCCCGGCTCGACTGGGCCGAGCTGGACAAACCCGAGCACCGCGAGATGTACGAGTTCCACCGGCGGCTGATCGCGCTGCGCAAGTCCCGACCCGACCTGTCCGACCCCCGGCTGCACCGGGTGGAGGTGCGTCACGGCGACCAGTTCCTGGTGATGCGGCGCGGCGACACGCTCGTGGTGGCCAACCTGGCCGACCGGCCGCAGCGGGTCAACCTGCCCGGGGTGGTGCGTCGGGTGCTGCTCGCCACCTCCGAGGGCGTCACCGTGATGCGCGACGGCCTCCAACTGCCCGCCGAGAGCGCGGCGATCGTGTCGCTCTGA
- a CDS encoding thiamine pyrophosphate-binding protein codes for MADRTVADLVVERLRAWRVPRAFGYPGAALAPLVAALVDAGGDPAFVPARHEETAAFMATGHAKFTGGIGVCLATQGPSAVHLLNGLYDAKLDNKPVVAIIGEDVDGPLGGAHEEIGLSRLFGDVCNQFIRYGRRPDQVPVLLDQAFRTAAATRSPTCVVLPRALQVAPVPDLLPQTAGVVTATPGEPLARVLPHAADLDAAASLLGAGQRVALLVGQGAHGAAGEIVALADRLGAGVATSLLGKPVLDERLPFHTGVLGAVGTPAAAQLMGGCDTLLLVGTNDPWTDWFPMPGQVRTVQIDVDGRRIGARYPVDVPLVGDAAETLRALLARVPERPNAQWRRVVESTVERWRTVAADRVAAPAEPLNPQLVLRELSARLPARAAVAVDIGSVVYWYARHLELPPGVQARLCGTLGSMGCALPYAVAAKLAEPGQPVLALLGDGAMQLNGLAELITVAHHWTGWPDPRLVVLVLNNRDQSGVGDGRPPGLPADRRPDVPYAGWARLLGLHGVRVDRPDLVGAAWDEVLAADRPSVLEAVVDPTVPLEVPEPALADLRGLMVDGEAARRVRERVSQTEAIAAEDLV; via the coding sequence ATGGCTGACCGTACCGTCGCCGACCTGGTGGTCGAGCGGCTGCGGGCGTGGCGGGTGCCGCGGGCCTTCGGCTACCCGGGCGCGGCGCTCGCCCCGCTTGTGGCCGCGCTCGTCGACGCGGGCGGCGACCCGGCGTTCGTGCCGGCCCGGCACGAGGAGACCGCCGCCTTCATGGCCACCGGGCACGCCAAGTTCACCGGCGGCATCGGGGTGTGCCTGGCCACGCAGGGCCCCAGCGCGGTGCACCTGCTCAACGGTCTCTACGACGCCAAGCTGGACAACAAGCCGGTGGTGGCGATCATCGGCGAGGACGTCGACGGCCCGCTCGGCGGGGCGCACGAGGAGATCGGGCTGAGCCGGCTCTTCGGCGACGTGTGCAACCAGTTCATCCGCTACGGTCGCCGTCCGGATCAGGTGCCGGTGCTGCTGGACCAGGCGTTCCGCACCGCGGCGGCGACCCGCAGCCCGACCTGTGTGGTGCTGCCCCGGGCGTTGCAGGTGGCCCCCGTACCCGACCTGCTGCCGCAGACCGCGGGCGTGGTCACCGCCACGCCCGGCGAGCCGCTGGCCCGGGTGCTGCCGCACGCCGCCGACCTGGACGCCGCCGCCTCGCTGCTCGGCGCCGGACAGCGGGTGGCCCTGCTTGTCGGCCAGGGCGCGCACGGCGCGGCCGGGGAGATCGTCGCGCTCGCCGACCGGCTCGGCGCGGGCGTCGCCACGTCGTTGCTCGGCAAACCGGTGCTCGACGAGCGGCTGCCGTTCCACACCGGTGTGCTCGGTGCGGTCGGCACGCCGGCCGCCGCGCAGCTCATGGGTGGCTGCGACACGCTGCTGCTGGTCGGCACCAACGACCCCTGGACCGACTGGTTCCCGATGCCGGGGCAGGTGCGCACCGTCCAGATCGACGTCGACGGCCGGCGCATCGGCGCCCGCTATCCGGTGGACGTGCCGCTGGTCGGCGACGCCGCCGAGACGCTGCGGGCGCTGCTGGCCCGGGTGCCGGAACGGCCGAACGCCCAGTGGCGTCGTGTGGTGGAGAGCACGGTGGAGCGGTGGCGTACCGTCGCCGCCGACCGCGTCGCCGCGCCCGCCGAGCCGCTCAACCCGCAGTTGGTGCTCCGTGAGCTGTCCGCCCGGCTGCCGGCGCGCGCCGCGGTCGCCGTCGACATCGGTTCGGTCGTCTACTGGTACGCCCGGCACCTGGAGCTGCCGCCCGGCGTGCAGGCCCGGCTCTGCGGCACGCTCGGCTCGATGGGCTGTGCCCTGCCGTACGCGGTGGCCGCGAAGCTGGCGGAACCGGGTCAGCCGGTGCTGGCGCTGCTCGGCGACGGGGCGATGCAGCTCAACGGTCTCGCCGAGCTGATCACCGTGGCGCACCACTGGACCGGGTGGCCCGATCCCCGGCTGGTCGTGCTGGTGCTGAACAACCGGGACCAGTCCGGCGTGGGCGACGGCCGCCCGCCCGGCCTCCCGGCCGACCGGCGGCCCGACGTGCCGTACGCCGGATGGGCCCGGCTGCTCGGGCTGCACGGCGTCCGGGTGGACCGGCCGGATCTTGTCGGCGCGGCCTGGGACGAGGTGCTCGCGGCCGACCGGCCCAGCGTGCTGGAGGCGGTGGTGGACCCGACCGTGCCGCTGGAGGTGCCCGAGCCGGCGCTGGCCGACCTGCGCGGCCTGATGGTCGACGGGGAGGCGGCCCGCCGGGTGCGGGAGCGGGTGAGCCAGACCGAGGCCATCGCGGCGGAGGACCTCGTCTAG
- a CDS encoding DUF6518 family protein codes for MPPARHVLALVAPVAGFLLGFLDFVWITRVPYPFAELGNSTATWAVAAFALGWWARAGALRAAVAGVVLLVVAVPSYYLAATLLQGDDLAVIWAPSSLVWMASGVLAGVVFGVAGVWARSAGWRRVVAIALPAAVFVEEALRFAGRARTGYYPGAWWNVAIDLGLAALVVVLVGRSARVRLQAAVVALPLAALGAVAFGAVGG; via the coding sequence ATGCCACCCGCCCGTCACGTCCTGGCGCTCGTCGCCCCCGTCGCCGGTTTCCTGCTCGGCTTCCTCGACTTCGTCTGGATCACGCGGGTGCCGTATCCGTTCGCCGAACTCGGCAACTCCACCGCCACCTGGGCGGTCGCCGCGTTCGCGCTCGGCTGGTGGGCCCGGGCCGGCGCGCTGCGGGCGGCCGTGGCGGGCGTGGTCCTGCTCGTCGTCGCCGTGCCCAGCTACTACCTGGCGGCGACGCTCCTCCAGGGCGACGACCTGGCCGTCATCTGGGCGCCCAGTTCGCTGGTCTGGATGGCGTCCGGCGTGCTCGCGGGCGTGGTGTTCGGCGTCGCCGGCGTCTGGGCGCGGTCGGCCGGGTGGCGGCGGGTGGTGGCGATCGCGCTGCCGGCGGCCGTGTTCGTCGAGGAGGCGCTGCGTTTCGCCGGCCGGGCCCGGACCGGCTACTACCCCGGGGCGTGGTGGAACGTGGCCATCGACCTCGGGCTCGCCGCGCTGGTGGTGGTGCTGGTCGGCCGCTCCGCCCGGGTGCGACTGCAGGCGGCGGTGGTGGCGCTCCCGCTCGCCGCCCTGGGCGCGGTGGCGTTCGGCGCTGTCGGCGGTTGA